A window of the Mucilaginibacter sp. cycad4 genome harbors these coding sequences:
- a CDS encoding DUF4249 domain-containing protein: protein MKNTIKYITIMLFAAALSSCEKAIDLKLKDTTPQYVVEGVLTNQAGGCKVLLSKTKNFTDNNDFNGISGAIVTIADDNNNVYPLTATSTGIYQNSTLTGTSGHTYQLSVNIDGKTFTSSCLMHPAVPLDSIYLVKDELENNKDGTPRKYVTVRYDDPIATKNYYRFVQYVNGRKEETIMLEDDEFTNGQEVNNNLRFDNSNDNPARDIRPGNEVTIEMMSIDQAVYKYFYSLSNSANGDGNNAAPANPLTNIKGGALGYFSVHTVERKTLTAP from the coding sequence ATGAAAAACACTATAAAATATATAACCATTATGCTTTTTGCAGCAGCATTAAGCAGTTGCGAAAAAGCCATCGACCTGAAACTGAAAGACACCACCCCGCAATATGTGGTTGAAGGTGTATTAACCAACCAGGCCGGCGGCTGCAAAGTATTATTAAGTAAAACCAAAAACTTCACCGATAATAATGATTTCAATGGCATAAGCGGCGCTATCGTTACCATTGCCGACGACAATAACAATGTTTACCCGCTTACAGCTACAAGTACCGGCATTTACCAAAACAGTACTTTAACAGGCACCTCCGGCCATACCTATCAGCTTAGTGTGAATATTGATGGCAAAACATTCACTTCAAGTTGCTTAATGCATCCCGCTGTTCCTTTAGATAGTATTTACCTGGTTAAAGACGAGCTTGAAAATAACAAGGACGGCACCCCGCGCAAATATGTTACCGTTCGATATGACGACCCTATAGCTACCAAAAACTATTACCGCTTTGTACAATATGTAAACGGCCGCAAAGAAGAAACAATTATGCTGGAAGACGACGAATTTACCAACGGGCAGGAAGTGAACAACAACCTGCGGTTTGACAACAGTAACGACAACCCTGCAAGGGACATCCGCCCCGGTAATGAGGTAACCATCGAAATGATGAGTATTGACCAGGCCGTGTACAAATACTTTTACAGCCTCAGTAACAGCGCCAACGGCGATGGCAATAACGCCGCCCCGGCAAATCCATTAACTAATATTAAAGGCGGCGCATTGGGCTATTTTAGCGTGCATACGGTGGAGAGGAAGACTTTGACAGCGCCATGA
- a CDS encoding 3'-5' exonuclease gives MQDYLLFIDTETSGLPKKWDLPYCDNDNWPYALQVSWIVYTNNMTEIKREDHYIKDNDFTISPKAYAVHGLTQEYLVEHGEWRRDVMTMLANDLLEYEPLVIGHFIELDLNVAGVEFYRTGIVNPLQNLKTFCTMLATTKWVQNPQTKYLRLNQLYEVLFNKTFDRQHNALEDAEATAECFFEMLKRGDITEESVAHQEVYLQKIRSEKKYLLPAAIVLILIIIIAFWLYGSTS, from the coding sequence GTGCAAGATTACCTTTTATTCATAGATACCGAAACTTCCGGCCTGCCCAAAAAGTGGGACCTCCCCTATTGCGATAACGACAACTGGCCTTATGCGCTGCAGGTGTCATGGATTGTTTACACCAACAACATGACAGAGATAAAGCGCGAAGATCATTATATTAAGGATAATGACTTTACCATCAGTCCAAAAGCATATGCTGTTCATGGCCTTACACAGGAGTATTTGGTTGAGCACGGCGAATGGCGCAGGGATGTAATGACTATGCTGGCCAATGATCTGCTTGAATATGAACCATTGGTAATAGGCCACTTTATTGAACTTGACCTGAATGTGGCCGGCGTTGAGTTTTACCGCACAGGGATCGTCAACCCGCTTCAAAATTTAAAAACCTTTTGTACTATGCTGGCTACCACCAAATGGGTACAAAATCCGCAGACCAAGTATTTAAGGCTAAACCAGTTGTACGAGGTACTGTTTAACAAAACATTCGACAGGCAGCACAATGCCCTTGAAGATGCCGAGGCTACTGCCGAATGCTTTTTTGAAATGCTGAAACGCGGCGACATTACCGAAGAGAGCGTAGCACACCAGGAAGTTTACCTGCAAAAGATCCGCTCCGAAAAAAAATACCTTTTACCCGCAGCCATCGTTTTAATATTGATCATCATCATAGCTTTTTGGTTATATGGTTCAACGTCTTGA